The genomic stretch GACGGAACATGTTTCGCGTACAATTATTACGTGTATCGAAAGAACTAATAGGATTATTTTTGAAAGGACGGGGTGTTTATGCAAACGGTTGCCAAGGCAAACGTGAAGTCCACTCCAACCGGCACGATGTACCGGATTTTGTTTGCGATCAGCTTCGTCCATCTGCTCAATGACTCGATGCAGGCGGTGATCCCGGCGATCTATCCGATTTTGCAGCAATCGATGGCGCTGACCTTTACGCAAGTCGGATTGATCTCGTTTGCGCTGAACATGACCTCTTCGGTGTTGCAGCCGGTCGTGGGCTATTGGTCGGACAAACGGCCTAAGCCGTTTTTGTTGCCGTTTGGGATGGGGCTCAGTTTGATCGGGATGCTCGGTCTGGCATTTGCGCCAAACTATGTGCTGATTTTGTGTGCAGTTCTGTTTATCGGACTCGGGTCGGCCGTGTTCCATCCAGAAGGCTCGAAAGTAGCTTATCTGGCGGCCGGAACGAGACGAGGCTTTGCACAGTCTGTGTATCAGGTCGGCGGCAACACGGGGAGTTCGCTGGCTCCGCTGATGACCGCTTTGATCTTTGTGCCGCTAGGGCAGTTTGGCGCAGTCTGGTTCACCTCATTTGCGGCGATCGCAATTTGTGTGCTCCTGTTTGTGTCATCCTGGTACACGCGGGAACTGGCGGCACAGCCCTTGCAACGCAAGTCAAAAGGGGAGCGTAAGTCTGGAGCGCTGAAAAAGCAGATCACGACTGCGATCGTGCTGTTGGTGTTTTTGGTGTTTGCGAGATCGTGGTATTCGTCCGGTCTGGCCAACTACTACCAGTTTTATTTGATCGAAAATTATGGTTTGTCGATATCGAAAGCACAGGTGTTCATCTTCTTGTATATGATCGCAGGTGTCATCGGCACGTTTATCGGGGGACCGCTTGGAGACCGTTTTGGCAAGCGCAAGATGATCTTCTTTTCGATGATTGGAGCGGCACCGTTCGCGTTGCTGTTGCCACACGTTGGTTTGGCGTTGGCGTATCCGCTGTTGTTTGTGATCGGCGTGATCTTATCGACCAGTTGGTCGGTGACGGTGGTGTATGCTCAAGAGTTGATTCCAGGCAAAGTGGGAACGGTGTCTGGGCTGATCGTTGGTCTTGCTTTTGGCCTTGGTGCAATCGGTTCGATCGCACTCGGAAAACTGTCAGACGTGCAGGGGCTCAACTTTACGATGCTCTTCTGCTCCGTGTTGCCACTGCTTGGCATTTTGACCTATCTCTTACCGACAGATCAGAAATTGAAGGAATGGGAAGCGAAAGCGTAGAATTAAAATCGGTCGATTCGGCCGATTTTTTTGTTAGTTTGAGGAGGTTTTTCGAATGAAGAAGCGATGGAAATATGGTGGAATTGCGCTGCTTGTGCTATTCGCCTTGAATGTGTTCGTTTTTTTCGTCTACAACAGGCCGCCCGATCGGGCTTTGTTTCTAGATCCGATCACACATTTTGAGACGGACGAGAAGGTGGTGGCACTGACCTTCGACGACGGGCCGACCAAAGAGTGGACCCTGCCGCTGTTGGATTTGTTAGCCAAACAGGATGTGAAAGCGACGTTTTTTATGACAGGGGATCAAATTGTGGAGAACAGGGAAGTTGCGCAGCGCTTGGTGGAGGTAGGGCATCAGGCCGGGAACCATACGTTGCACCATGACCGGATGATCTATAAATCGCCACAGTATATCAAAGATGATCTGCGCGAGATGGACGGGTTGTTTAACGAGTTGGGCGTGGAAGATACGAGCCTGTTCCGTCCGCCTTACGGAGACAAAATGGTCGTGCTACCGCTGATCCTAAAGCGTCAGGAGCGCAAGTTGGTCACATGGGATATCGACCCGCAGGAGCAGTATGCGCCAAGTTATAAGGGAGAGTTGATCGTGGAGCAGATCATGGCAGATGCTCATCCAGGCGGAATCATTCTGCTACACGATGGCAGGCGCAGCGATCCGAGTACATTTTTGAAGGTGGTCGATGAGGTGATCACGAAGCTGAAGGAACAGGGCTATCGATTTGTGACCGTGTCGGAAGGTCTGCAGCTCGGGTCGGCTCGCTGAGGGAAGACAGAGGATGCAGGAGTTGCATTGCAGGGGTTGCAGGCTCAAACCGACTGCGGTGTATCTGCCGAAACACACGTCGTGTGCCGACAAGACCGCTTGCTGGAACGAGGCACCGCATCCTTTTCAGATCGGACATACTT from Tumebacillus algifaecis encodes the following:
- a CDS encoding MFS transporter, with amino-acid sequence MQTVAKANVKSTPTGTMYRILFAISFVHLLNDSMQAVIPAIYPILQQSMALTFTQVGLISFALNMTSSVLQPVVGYWSDKRPKPFLLPFGMGLSLIGMLGLAFAPNYVLILCAVLFIGLGSAVFHPEGSKVAYLAAGTRRGFAQSVYQVGGNTGSSLAPLMTALIFVPLGQFGAVWFTSFAAIAICVLLFVSSWYTRELAAQPLQRKSKGERKSGALKKQITTAIVLLVFLVFARSWYSSGLANYYQFYLIENYGLSISKAQVFIFLYMIAGVIGTFIGGPLGDRFGKRKMIFFSMIGAAPFALLLPHVGLALAYPLLFVIGVILSTSWSVTVVYAQELIPGKVGTVSGLIVGLAFGLGAIGSIALGKLSDVQGLNFTMLFCSVLPLLGILTYLLPTDQKLKEWEAKA
- a CDS encoding polysaccharide deacetylase family protein, which gives rise to MKKRWKYGGIALLVLFALNVFVFFVYNRPPDRALFLDPITHFETDEKVVALTFDDGPTKEWTLPLLDLLAKQDVKATFFMTGDQIVENREVAQRLVEVGHQAGNHTLHHDRMIYKSPQYIKDDLREMDGLFNELGVEDTSLFRPPYGDKMVVLPLILKRQERKLVTWDIDPQEQYAPSYKGELIVEQIMADAHPGGIILLHDGRRSDPSTFLKVVDEVITKLKEQGYRFVTVSEGLQLGSAR